In Merismopedia glauca CCAP 1448/3, the genomic stretch GTATTACCATCTAAATCTTTTTCTTTACCTAAAGATTCCATCACTAGTTGTTGCAAATAGCGACTAAATAACAACAAACTATCTTTATATGGCAAAACTACCATATCTTTTAAACCGCGACCATCTCCAGTAAAGTACCAAGATAAAGCCAGTAAAGCTGCCGGATTTGTTGCTAATTCTGGTTTGCGAGTGGCAATATCCATCTCTTTGGCACCAGCTATCATTTCCCGAATATCTATCCCCTGTAAAGCTGCTGGTAACAACCCCACAACTGAGAGTTCCGAAGTTCTACCCCCTATCCAGTCTGACATAGGGAATCTGGCTAACCACCCTTCTTGTGTTGCTTGCTTGTCTAAATTACTACCAACTCCAGTTATGGCTACAGCATGAGCCGAAAAGTCAAGATTTTCCTTTTCATAAGCTTTTTTCACCTCAATCATGCCATTACGTGGTTCTGGCGTTCCTCCAGACTTAGAAATAACGATGACTAAGGTAGTGCTTAAGTTGTCTTTCAGGGGAACCAAAGTGCGATCTATCCCTTCTGGATCGGTATTGTCAATGAAATGAATGTTCATTGGCGGCAAATCTGGTGCTAGAGCCACGGAAACGAATTGAGGACCTAAAGCTGACCCTCCAATCCCAATCGATATAATATCGGTAAATTTGTCGGCTTGTGGCGGATGAATTGCACCTGCATGGATTTGGCTGACAAAAGTTTCAATTTCGGCGATCGTTTGTTCGATTTCAGCTTTAATTTCTGCTGTAGGTGCTAATTCTGGATTTCGCAGCCAATAATGCCCTACCATGCGATTTTCGTCTGGATTGGCTATAGCACCAGCTTCTAAAGCTTTCATGTCCGTAAAAGCTTTCTCAAACTTCGGTTTCATCTTGGTGACGAATTCATCGTCAAAGCGTATGCGGCTGATGTCTAAGTAAAAACCCAATCCTGGATGGTAGTAAAGCCAGTTTTGATAACGTTCCCAAAGCGCAGCAGCATCCATAAGCACATCTCAACTCACAATTTTTTCCCATCACAAGTTTAATGGTCATTGGCGCGATCGGGGTTTGTTCCAAATGAATTTGACTACGCCCCACACCTTTCAAGGGTTAAACCTCCTAAATTTGTCCGATCAACATAATCAGAATTCAGGGCAGTGGTGATATTAGGCTGTGTCTGTGTGCTGCTATTATGCACAATTAAACCGCCCTTGCCTGCCGGGAAAGTGAATAAAGTTCCAGCATTGGATGAACTGCCACCACTGCCGCATAAATGGACTTTGCGTAGAATTAAGATGGAAATTTGCCATCCTACCTGCTCCTTCAATTTCTAGGCCGGAACTAGACCAAAATATACCTTGTAACTAGCCCCATCACCTGTAATGAGAGGGGTTTCAGCTTTAAATCCGATACCCTTGAATGTTGAATTAGCAGTCCGTGCAGCTAAAAGAACCATTTGCTTTGCAGAAAGAGTTACGGTTGCTCCACCGATACGGTCATCTCCAAAATCAAACAAATTATTAATGGCTCCTGCAATCGCTGGCATTAGTGTTCCAAGTCCCGGTCCCGCTACAGCAGCAATAATCGGGCCGACAACAGGAATTAGACCTAATGCCACCGTTCCTGCTGCATGAACACCATTTACAACCTTTTCGACATCAGCACGATAGACATTTGGGTCGCCAAAATCGTTCTCCATCAAGACAACACTCAAATTGATACCGTAAGGCTTCCCGCGATATAGCTCAATCAAATCGAGACGGGCTTCGCCACCATCGACATCTTCATAAATCCGACTGAGGAGAGTTGCGGAACGCTCAGGGGTTGAAATGCTCAAGATTACGTAAGGTTCGTCGGAGTCCGACGATTGATCCCAGTCAGTCTCACCAAAGCAATGAAGCCCTGTGTAATGAACCACCACATCCCGAAGATCGATCGCACCGGTATCTGGCCACCAATAAATACCACCGTTTTGGAATGTATTAGCTCGTCCTCCCTCGGGAAAATCTACCTCGTCGCTAGTTGGATAGCCGAGATAAGAACGCTCCCAACCCAAACTCTCCCAGCGTTTGCGAATATCACCCCATACCGCATTGGCCCCTGTATCAGGAGTCCAATAGATCGATCCGCCATTCTCAAAATGGTTAAAGCGTCCGATACCATCAGGGGTTGTAGTTTCGTCAGTCACTGGATAGCCCAGAGGACCATTTTCCCAATTGAGTTGTGCCCATTTCTGTAATATAGATCCCCAAACCGCATGAGCACCTGTTCTAGGAGTCCAGTGAATAGAAGCAGAACCGTTGTTAAAGAAATTAAAGCGACCATCGCCACGAGATGTTGTTAGTTCATCAGTCGAAGGTAATCCCCACTGCAAACCACCAAGCTCTACCCATTTTCGATAAATATCCCCGTGAATCTCGAAGGCATCATGCATTTGAGAGTTATAGCAGATACAACCAAATTTGAAATACCAAGCTCCGCGTTCCTTTCGTTCAATATCGCCGAAAAAAGCAGCGCCACCCAAAGCATCATATTTTCTTTGAATTGCAAATTCGGCAAATCTGATAACGCCAATAACACTATCAACACGACCTATGCTTCTTTGAACTTTATCTATCTGAACTTTATTTGGATCTGGCATATCTGCCTCCTGCGTGAATATTTTTCTCTATTTCGCTCTGTGCGATCGCACAGAGCGTATTTTCCATCAAAAACAATGAGCAACATAACATTTCAACTGCGTCACACTGTCTCATCCCAAACGTTTCAAACCAACCTCGAACAGCTTATCGGCGACGGCGACTAAATCTTCGCTTAGTGGATTATCAACAGCTAAATCGGCCATTTTTTGAAATTGGACTCCTGCAACTACTAAATCGATTGGTTGCAATTCAA encodes the following:
- a CDS encoding glucose-6-phosphate isomerase, whose protein sequence is MDAAALWERYQNWLYYHPGLGFYLDISRIRFDDEFVTKMKPKFEKAFTDMKALEAGAIANPDENRMVGHYWLRNPELAPTAEIKAEIEQTIAEIETFVSQIHAGAIHPPQADKFTDIISIGIGGSALGPQFVSVALAPDLPPMNIHFIDNTDPEGIDRTLVPLKDNLSTTLVIVISKSGGTPEPRNGMIEVKKAYEKENLDFSAHAVAITGVGSNLDKQATQEGWLARFPMSDWIGGRTSELSVVGLLPAALQGIDIREMIAGAKEMDIATRKPELATNPAALLALSWYFTGDGRGLKDMVVLPYKDSLLLFSRYLQQLVMESLGKEKDLDGNTVYQGIAVYGNKGSTDQHAYVQQLREGVANFFLTFIEVLQDRQGVSSEIDPDMTAGDYLSGFLQGTRKALYDNHRDSITVTIPVVNPKSVGALIALYERSVSFYASLINVNAYHQPGVEAGKKAATVILDLQKKVLEVLREKSEPCSLQEIADLTGSSAEVEAIYKILRHLHANERGVVLAGDLGKPDSLEISLNK
- a CDS encoding LGFP repeat-containing protein: MPDPNKVQIDKVQRSIGRVDSVIGVIRFAEFAIQRKYDALGGAAFFGDIERKERGAWYFKFGCICYNSQMHDAFEIHGDIYRKWVELGGLQWGLPSTDELTTSRGDGRFNFFNNGSASIHWTPRTGAHAVWGSILQKWAQLNWENGPLGYPVTDETTTPDGIGRFNHFENGGSIYWTPDTGANAVWGDIRKRWESLGWERSYLGYPTSDEVDFPEGGRANTFQNGGIYWWPDTGAIDLRDVVVHYTGLHCFGETDWDQSSDSDEPYVILSISTPERSATLLSRIYEDVDGGEARLDLIELYRGKPYGINLSVVLMENDFGDPNVYRADVEKVVNGVHAAGTVALGLIPVVGPIIAAVAGPGLGTLMPAIAGAINNLFDFGDDRIGGATVTLSAKQMVLLAARTANSTFKGIGFKAETPLITGDGASYKVYFGLVPA